TCGCCAAAGTTCAAGATTATCGCCAAGCAGAGGTGCGTACCAAGTTATTCTGCTAAGTGTTTGAGTGGTAACACTCAAACTCTTCTTTATTCAGATATGTATATAAGAATGCCCGTAATTATAACTCTAGTTAATTaattatattataattataattattgatCTAGTCAACGTCTCTGGGCTAACGAGTGAATTAGTCCATTGTAAAAGTTAATTCTCTACTTACATAAAACGTTATTCACAGGTGGAAAGACTGGAAGCCAAAGTCATAGAGCCTTTGAAAAGTTATGGGGGAGTTGTGAAACAAAAAAGGGTGAGTGTGAAAACTGATTATGGTTGAGGTAAGACTACTGTTAAAAAGATCTGCTCTGCACAGGTAAATAAATGCGGATCATACGTGTACCATGCCTTACTCTAACTTGCCACAGGAGGGCAGTATTTTACCGTAGTATAATTGTTGATTGGCAAACACCGCGGTCACTTAATACTTGTCTTATCTTCTGACTATGTATGCCTTGTTTAGTTTGACCAAACAATAAATACAACGTTACAGTGTTTCTCTCTACCATATCTTCTTTGCTCAAACCTCTGCGATCTACAGGAAGATTTGAAGAACACACAGAGTGCCAGGAACCGAGAGGCCAAGCAGATGCAGCAGCTGgagaggatgagacagagaaacccATCAGACAGGCAAATCATTGTATCCTTCTTTTCACCTCCATCCTATGTCTCAGTCTCTTACACTTGTGTAAATCATCGCAGAACAATCCAATGCTGAGTCATCTAGTCAAAGTTTCAGTTACTTTTGCAGAAATAAGTGTAGtaataaaaatataagataATTATTGGACTAGACTCACCATTATACGGTTGTTACATTGAACTGAGCACTCAACAtcaggaaggggggggggggggggggggggggggggaggggggcaggcacactgaaaaacaaaaaggagttTCCTTGACTacctctcacagtcacaggTGGGCCTTGGCTGTCTTTAAACAAATCTGGTAGTATAACTGTCTATCATTCAGTAAGTCAGGCATACAGGTAACTCCCAAAATAGAGGAAGCACTAGAGTAAATGAGGTGTTAAGGCTATACTAAAAGCAGGCGTGGTTCCTGAGTTAAATAAGCAATTAATATCCATTTAGTCTTAAGGTCCAATGGTGTTTTACATGCTGAAGCATTTGTATCATTAAGGGAGAGGTCTGTTCCAGGATTAAAGTGCTCCCATCCACAGGGCATGAGTGGACAGGTCACTGCATGGTTGCATGAGCTTGTAAATCCTATGCCATGGATGTCTTACTCACTACATCCCAACCTAGTTGAATGTTTAAGGGAGATATCTGGAGCCTGAAACACTATTTTCAACAACACCAAATGAGAAATGGCAGTGCATCCATCCAGTAAAGCTGTATGCATTTCTCGAATCTGCGCTATATCATATCTGTTTTGGCTGCATAATTTGACCCAAAACCCTCGTAAAATGCTTAATGTTGGTGTTTCCCTTATTTTGGCAGTAGTACATAGAATCAGAGAGTTGACATGCACAGGTAGTACAGGAACAAATAGTGCATACCAGCTCTCTGACTAAATTCTATTATTGCTGCCACACACCTCTCAGCTGAGTCACATCCATTCATGAGGTAGATCACAGCAGATAACTGGTCTGTGCTTGGCATTGTGTCTGGTTGTTTTTGTCGTGACAGGCTGAGAGTGAGCTCCAGAGGGCCACAATGGATGCTACACGCACGACTCGCCAACTGGAGGAGACAATAGACGAATTCGAAAGGCAGAAAATCCGGGATATCAAGGTCTTCCTGAGACCATAGTGtactcagactgtgtgtgtgtggggaggggagtGTATCACTGAGTAAAGATAGTAATCTGTGCAGCATTACTGTTTTTCACATCATATCATTAATGTTCACCATATATGAATAttaccattttaaaatgtgatgtcAAAGAAACCAAACCCCCTACAGCTCTCATGGTTTAATGACACTAGACTATCATTATAATGGCTGTTTCTCTCTTGTGATGCAGAAGATCTTTGGTGAGTTTGTAACagtggaaatgacatttcatgCTAAAGCGTTGGAGGTGTACACTACTGCCTACCAGCACATTCAGAATGTGGATGAGGAAGGGGATCTGGAGGTAAAGATTTTACATCCTCTCATAACACACGCTTTGCTTGTCTGTAACTGGATTTGACTGCTGTTTTGATACACCTAAAAGCCATTAAGAAATGTCCAGTGCTAACACTGCATCTTCTAGACCTCCCTGTCAAATGTGTTGCATGTGTCCACGTTTTGTGATTGGTACACCTAACTTTTACATGTAGAGGAACACGGAGAACGTACACTTTGTGTGACATACTTCACTGCTTTTATTCTACTTTTTGGGTCATGAGGGGGGGAATTTCAAGTGCCTCTCTTggttctgtttcctctttcaaaCATAGAGTCACCTTCTCTTATAGTGTCCTGGTTCCTGTCATACAGGCTCTTTCATTGACGctaacatttaaaacaacttaAGAGGCATCTGGTCAAACGTGATTGGGTGTCTGTGGTTTGTTCTCACATGGGTGAAATTTTTGTTGTTATCTTCCAAGAAACGACGAATGATTGATGCCAATTTCCATTTTTCCCTGCTGGCAACACAATGTAACGCTGTAAATAATGTACCTCTGGCTTTGCATGGAAAACTCATTTCTCTTCCATTCTCTTCTGGTACTGAGTGTGAAATTTCCACATATTTAAGAGTTGTATGTAAAGAAGTTATTTTAGATTACTGGACTTAAAACTGGATCATAAGTGgacttttatatattttacataaagGAATAACTGTGACCATTAGCCAGCTGTTGAAAGCCCAGCATTGTATGGTATGTTCATTTATGAAAAGGTTcattcaaatatattttcagaaGGGCAGCTAAATTTTCACAAGCAATAATGAGTGTAGTTTGCATTTTGTACTGTACCTATAATGTCCATATTAAACTCCTAATGGTAGCACAGTTATTAAAAGGCACAATTCAGGGTTTAACTGAGGAGGACCATGGTCCTGTTTTGGCAGGTGTTCAGGAGCACACTGCATCCCCCTGACTACCAGTCACGGTTAGAAATAGTCCGTGCTAATTCCAAAACCTCTCTGAATCGGACAGGCACAAGCATGAGTAAATCAGGGACTTTGCAGGTAAGTATCATACAGATACTGAACACTGATGTATTCTTTTCAGAACCTAAAGTGGTTTACTAATATGATTCATTGG
This sequence is a window from Chanos chanos chromosome 12, fChaCha1.1, whole genome shotgun sequence. Protein-coding genes within it:
- the cibar1 gene encoding CBY1-interacting BAR domain-containing protein 1 gives rise to the protein MMSRTPDARARDNLTRQIQESVNNVEKHFGELCQLFAAYVRKTARLRDKADVLVREVSLYADTETPNLKNGLKLFADQLAKVQDYRQAEVERLEAKVIEPLKSYGGVVKQKREDLKNTQSARNREAKQMQQLERMRQRNPSDRQIISQAESELQRATMDATRTTRQLEETIDEFERQKIRDIKKIFGEFVTVEMTFHAKALEVYTTAYQHIQNVDEEGDLEVFRSTLHPPDYQSRLEIVRANSKTSLNRTGTSMSKSGTLQQQRTPSRQREEEVEDDDDEEEDEDEEEEDDLEEVTDDEN